The window CCCAAAGTTCATAAAACCCAATTTATGTACCTTTTGCGTATTCTTCCTAACAATTTTGTCTTAATATTTTCAGCCCCTTATAGTCCATTTTCATGTCAAATCCTTACTCACACTTGTTCCTAACATCCTAAATTTAATTTTAGACTTTTGTTGTGCCTCAATTCGTGTCCGAAAACTCATTTTACAACCCATTTTTCTTGAACCCCAATTCCATTTTTGACATTTTGCCTAGTAATATCATTTTAACATTTTCATCCCTTTATAGTTTGTTTTCATCCCCAATTCTTAGTCACACACGTTCCTAACATCTTAAATCTAGTTTTAGTCTTTCATTTCACCTCAATCCGTGCTAAAAATCTCATTTTACAAGCTGCTCTTCAAACCCCAATTCCATTTCTGACATTCTGCCCAACAATTTTTTTTCCCACCTTTTGGGACTGTCATAGTTTTTTTTCTGTTgaatttaattttaggattttcGCTTTGCTTTAATCCATGTCTGAAAACTCATTTTATAAGCCAATATTTAAACCCCGAATCATTTTGAATAGTCTGCCCAATAATTTTGTTTTGACATTTCTAGCCTCATACAGTCCATTTTTTACACAGATTCTTACTCACACTCGTTCTTAACATCTTAAATTTAACTTTAGGAATTTCGGTTCGTCTCAATCTATGTACGAAAACTCATTTATCCGAATTAAGTTACTCATTCTCATTCTCGTCATTAATAAACGAGACCTCATGGACAAAGTCAGGCTCGCTCTTCATCAATCATTCAAATTGCTCATGAATGTCATGTTTATTACAACTCAAAGGCGTCTTCAAAGTAGCCAATATTTGACTtcaaatttattatttcaatttcgcttttgttattgttattttaattgtacaatttcaattttgatCTCTGTTGTTGCTTTTTTTATACTCAATCATGCAATTGATTTAGCTATATTTTGTATAGAAATCGTTTCAATTGTAGTTCCTTGCTTTCGTTTAATATTTGTACCCAGACTATTTTACATCAATAAATAGACATTTTTCATCAAAAACTCATGTCAATTTCGCATTTacattttctttatttaatttgtgATAGCTATATATTATCTAGCAAAACTTCTATAGCGGCACTAGGAACCCAAGATCAATTTTTTCAATACCTGTGTCCCTtgccaatcgtttcgtttagaattcaggTTTTCCGCTCGTATAAGCCATAAacataaccctccatattaattaaGAATTAATTTCTCAGTCACGTATGTACCCAAACCATATGTGACAAGATTGAAATTAGCATCATTCGTAAAGTATCActaacaatttataaattttatagtttaagtacatattaaataattatatgcTACTACGAtagactattttttttatagtttgtctGATTTCTCGATTCCAGGCTCGTCATACATCCTTTAGGTGGATCCTCTCCTAATTAAAACTTTTTGCCTACGCTAGCACTCAAACTCGAAATCTAGCTTAAGCGGCTTGATAATATGATAGTCTATTTTCTTTAAAAGATAATAGCaaactaaaataataaaataaacttaaaatagACTAAATTGGAgttcggaaaaaaaaaattgtgctaacataaaataaattttataatggTAGCGGTAATGTCGTTAATCAATTTTATAATTGGTAGTTTAAAATATTGTCTTAGTGTCAtaatttttagggtaaatttcaaataaaacctccatggtttcactaatttttagataaaggactgtgctttactttttgtcaaaacgaggattacTACACAAAAAAACACCTGTACCGACGGTTTTTTTGTACAGTAGGACGGTTTTAACCGTCGCTATATATATTAACGGCGGTTTTAAAAACCGTCAGAAAAGTGTTGTCATTGCGGCTGTTGCTACATTTAGCGACGGTTTTACAACAGCGTCGgggtaatgttttttttattagcgACGCCTCCTAATGGCGGTTTAAACCGCCCCTAGAATcgattttcagaaaaaaaaaacaccgaCAGAAAATTGGTAGTAATCCATTACTAAAATTTTGGTGCCCAAAATTGTATTAAACAGTCAAAATGGTTTCTGATCAGTAATACCATAGATCTGATACAAATAAGTCCCATACAAATTCGTGTATAGTACAACAATAATATCAAAATTCGATTAAATACATACCACGACCTAGAGGATTCCCTAACTCAACAACCTCTCTACATCCCAAAGCAACTACAAAAGCAAAAAAAGGGTTATGAAAGTTAATGTTGAGATGCAAATGGTAACAGGACAGATCATGCTTGGCTCAGTGAAATCCTACTGCTAACTATTTTCCCATTATCTGGAATTGATTCACTAGTGTTGCGGTGTCCTGACTAGTCTTGAATATGCCTTTAGATCTACAAAACAAAAATCAAGTCAAGAAATGCAACGAAATAAGAAGGCTATGGAAGAGCACCATGCAAATTTGAAATGTAAGGCTATTAAAGTACTTGGCCTAATAAAAAAAGCATATAGAATAAATTGAGATTGGCTAAATCAATCACATAAATGCACAAAAAGAAGCAAATTTAGGCATACAGGCAAACCTTGAGGGAAAACAAGGGCCCACAGTCATATATATCTCCAAGCACTTCTCAATCTATAAACCACAAGGAGAAAAATGCATTAATAGGCCTtagaaatttgaaagaatccacAGCAAACTAACATAAAATCACATGAAAATGGTCAAATCATTGAATAGAGACCAAAACCTATGAAGCAAGCAAGAAAACTAGATCTTATGTGTTTTCTACCACTCATCATTGAATATGAAACTTTCATCTTTctcaattttatttatgtgttttCTACCACTCATCActcatattatgttcaaatggaGTGTACAAATTTATATCCCGTCAAGGTTTATTTCAATTAGATAACATTTCATAAAATACTAAGTAATTCAATTAGATAACATTTCATAAAAGAGAGTAATGAAGAACCAAGACACGTTTACAATTCCCGCTCCCTAAAAGTATGTAAACAGAACTGGCAGAacgagatagagagagaaagcttactAATTGCAAAGTTGTTCTGCCGATATGCTCTTCAGGCAGCCATGACAGAGATTTAAGTTTCTCCTCCACCTTTGAAAGTTCTCCAGCAAGCTGCGAAGAAGCAGAATGAGAATCAATTCAAATCACATATTATAAAAATTGAATTGCATAGAAGAGAAGAGCACTCCACTTATCAATGTTAAACTTTAGATAGACCAATATACCATGTAAGAGAATTTCATATTCATGACATGATAAATGATATGTTATATTTGCATATGTTTCTCCACAACCCTGTTTTGTAGTGACTATACTTTGGATATAATCCACCTTATATAATGTGAAATAAGGGAAACTAAAAAAAGAGATGTTAAGCTAAATTGCAATAGAAATAAGTGCATGCAAATCACAAGTACGGGTTAAATCTCAACGACGGTCACTTAAGTTCGAACAATGTCCCAATAAGATTATAAAAGTTTATCTTGTATCAATAAAATAACTCATCTTTACATTTCATACCAAAAAACGTCACTTTTGAACATTTTCAGGCCAAATTCTCGCCGGACTAGAACCTTAGTCCATTTAACCAAACCACATAAGCACCAAATGTATTAATTTACTGCCACACAGCACCCATTTGTTCACCTAACTAACCTAGTAAATGGGTATCACGTGGCACAGCGCTTGCATCGCCTGGTTGAATTGACTAAACATCCTAGTCATAATTGCCAACGAGAATTTGGTATGAAATGTCCAAAGCGACTCTATTGGTACAAAATGCAAAGATGAGCTATTTTATTGATACAAAATAAGCTCTTGTGAACTTACTGCGAGATTGTCCAAACTTAAAGTGATCATCAGTGCAATTTACCCGTTATCTTTAGGCTAATCCAAGATGCAGAGAACATAAACTCAAAGACTACAATTGATTGTGAAGTGACATGCTGCAGATGGAGATATGTATAaagttcaaaaaatttcagCCAAGAAACGAAGAGTGTTTACAGGTTCAAATATTATGACTAAACAACATCTAAGAAACTAATCAGAATTATACGGATGGATAGGCTTACCCTGATATTAAATTTCTTTCTGATCTGCGTGCGGAAGAAACCCAAATACATTCCTGTTGAAATGGTGAAACCAATAGCTATATAGAGAAAGCAAGGCGGTCTAGTGACCACGAAAGCAATGTAGTTAAGAAGGGCTGTAAGAGCAATAATGAAATATACGGTTCCCTGCAAAGTCAACACTTGCAACTTTCAGGTTTCTCTTAAAACAACCTATATAAAGAAAAGGTTCTGACTTCACCCTACTCAGCTCTTGAAACATCAAAGCCTAACTAACTGAATTGCAGAATTTACCTGAAGAAAACAAGCCCCAAAACCAGCACGTCTCATGTTCTTCCCGAATCTGTAGCATGGACAACTGCAATCAACACCAAATTAATGTTACTCCACCAAAAGTTCAAATTGTTACTCAAAACACAAAACCATAATTGAAATATGAAACTGAAGCAAACTGAAGTATCAATCATCCATATAACAAAAcaggagaaaaaaaaattgaaggctTAATACAAATTTAAATGCAAGTTAACTAGAATCAATAGCATGACAAGCACCATCTTACAATATGATTaaacaataaaatttcagataATTTGATAGAGGAGTTGCGAAAGCCTACAATGGATTGAAGATGATTGGTTATATGGCTCCCTTGTTGTTGGAGATGTTTTGCTGACATTTCTCTTACAAGATCATCAACTACATAGAAGATTGTCCTACTATGCCCACTCAACCCTTTACCCTTCCATCTGCCAaatcaaacactaataattaacaaCTCAATTACATAATTTGTTTTTAAGCAATAAAAGATTGTAGCTTTGAATTGCAGAAGTGAGGTGATTCAAATAATGTAGAGAAGCTTCCTTTGAATTACATACCAACATAAGAAaaacttttagttaaaattatagGTCATATATAAAATACACTTCCCTACCTGAATAAGTTGTTGAATCACATCTCTTGCACTTGCAACTTCTATCTCCTTGAGATTCTCTACATAGATACCTTTCTTTGCATCTTCCCTTATCTGTACATTTTACCACACATTAAGTTGATAATAGTGAGTAAACTAACGAAAATTAATATATGCAACATAAACAGATAGATGGATATGTACCTATTGAGAGCAAAACACCATCTTAAGTTATCTTCAATTTCTTCTTCATACCAGCAAAAGTTGTATCCCTTATGAATGGCCTTTTCTATTGATAATCCCATTAGAACAAGCAATGTCACTCATTTTTACTAGAGAGAAATAGTAGAGCTAGGATGCAGCAAATGGAGAAGATGAGTAGGGAATATAATGGAAGAAGTGGCAAAGTAATCGATaacaaattatataattttttaattgctAATGCTATGAAATGAAGCGTATTTCTATGAGATTGGGGCCTCATATGCTTTTTACCTATGTAATTATATTAGCATGGAACATGTAACCAACTATATATGTAGATAGATAAACAATAAAGTAATAACCTGAGTTGGGAGGAGATTAGGTTGTGTATGAGCCTTGATGAAGTAATCGGAACCCCATCTAATAGCTCACAAAGTATGACCCATTTGATCTAATTGAGTGATCTCCTTCCTGAAATCAACAGCTCCCCAAGCTAACATTAAGCCCAAACTTCACATGATCTCCTGCATCATAATATCCTTCTACCAAGTTCACTTGTTCCACCCTCAACAAAACTTACTTAATCTTATACTAtaacaaaatttaatatatgTTAGTTaggcaattaattaattaattaccacTACACTTTCACTAATATTCACAATCACAACCATGTAATTTAGTAGCTTACCTTTTTCTTTGGAATGGATAGGACAGAACAGAATCAGGGTTGAACAAAAACGACAGAGACAGAGATCTATCAGAGAACTCACGAACGGAGAAAGGTGGACGGAGAAAGGCGAACGAAGAAGGGCGAACCACGAACGACGAATGGTGAACGGAAAATGGAAGTTTAAGGAACGACAGAAGGAAGTCTAACAATCGGCGAACGGAAAATGGAAGTTTAACGAACGGCAGAAGGAAGTCTAACAATCGGCGAACGGACAATTTTGGAGACTGCAAGATAGGAGATACCAAGAATGAGATTAGGGATTAGGGATTTCAAAGATCGCGTAACCTCTGGATCTATATTAGCATGGGCCAATTAatattttgggtttttttaATTGACCCCATGAGACAGTTTATAAAACTGTTGTTATAAAAGTGTtgctaaagttttttttttttttttttttttttgtagtgttcgcacttggattaatgctattaaaatcatctttaacgatctgaaaatgaaaattttcaagaattaaagttgttcaatgtcatattttttatggaactacattttcgattttcaaaaattatttttttagaactttctctctctaaacattaactttctcgctctttaccaaacatcatctaaacaatctcaaaataaaaaaatttgaagaattaaagttgtttagaatattagtagttcttaaaatatgtcatttttgaagtcgtcaatggtgattttaatagtatcaatcgaaaaagtccttattttgctaaaattgaaaacttcaattctcgttttgacaaaaagtaaaccacagtcctttatttgaaaattagtgaaaccacaagggttttatttgaagtttagcctaatttttattcatttaaaagGGGTATTATGAACTTGTAACTTAAAGTAACTTATGATTTAAATGTCTAAGAGatcaataaatattaattagactatataattaatatataatatttttttcctaAGTTTTGTACTTTTTATGTAAAATTTCTCTTTGTtctttattatggtttaattagagtttttttttacattaataACTAAACATCTCTCTTATTCAAATAAAGGTAAGGCTATGTTTGATAACaaagaaaatcttttttttagtagaaaaggaaaggaaagcaaagcaaaacaagcaactataccgggattagcctagaaaagctaaccccaatcctatcctttaaaagaagaggagaaagagcgattgggggaacggtaagggtagaaacacctaacaccccctcatggcctgccgccgccaagtgatctgcaacacggttctgctcccggaaaatgtggctgaactcaaggatatcaaatgaggggctaagcctcttaatagctttaataaggttgcggctatgaagacccatggcatgactacccaaaatcatattgatggcctccaagttatctgactccacagaaagcctcttaacacccaacctaatcgccagctggatcccagagagaatgcccc of the Euphorbia lathyris chromosome 7, ddEupLath1.1, whole genome shotgun sequence genome contains:
- the LOC136235097 gene encoding uncharacterized protein, translated to MRRAGFGACFLQGTVYFIIALTALLNYIAFVVTRPPCFLYIAIGFTISTGMYLGFFRTQIRKKFNIRLAGELSKVEEKLKSLSWLPEEHIGRTTLQLIEKCLEIYMTVGPCFPSRSKGIFKTSQDTATLVNQFQIMGK